ttgcactaagtgaaaatagcagtaTTTTCTTAGCACTAAGTGTATATAGTTGCTATAGATAGCAATAGATAGATAGCTATTTATACTTAGTACAGATAGTGGCAAATAGCTTACTGTTTGCACCTCAGTGTACTGTAGTACATTATAAAACAGTGTGCAGTTATAACAACATATTCagtttatatgaatatatttattataatggaAACACAAGAATGTCTCAGCTATGTGATAATCAATACAAGTGTTATGTTGTTGGCTATATTAATAAACACAGAGTGTGTTTTTTCCATTTCACTGCGCTAGTTTTCCTTTGCTTTTCTATGTGAAGGCAGTAGACAGATGTGTTTGACCATTGCACATATCTTGCATCTTTTACAGCATATCATGCAGGAAACGACACTCAAAAAATGCAGTGCTGAAGTTAAAAGAAGTACATCTTGACACCTTGCGTTTTCCACTGCCCACGTCTCACATTTTAGATGCAAAGACGCATTGTGTGTGAATGACCCAGaataggagggaaaaaaaaactcttttacCGAACTcattcttctcccttttcccattgCTTATCAACTCAGAgaggtgtttattttaaataaaaataaagaaaatatttgaaaagtgaaaataaagtgCTTAATGGGTATGGAGAAAGTCCTGATTCTGTTATCAGATGGGtttcttttgtaattttgtctggCTCAGTCAGACAATGGTGGCCAGAAGGTGGGCTATTTCTACTTGGGGTAAACACTCCAgaaactatttatgtttgttgaACAATTATTACACTGCACACTTGGGGTAAACACTCCAgaaactatttatgtttgttgaACAATTATTACACTGCACACTGAATACTTGATTCTTGTTGGCCAATTGCGAAAAAACGCGACTAACGAAATCTTGAGTCTTTGTTGCAGTATTCAATTTTTCACATCCAGTGGCCAAATAAGCCAATCAGGCACaacattattcattatatttaattatataattaaatataattaatacataatgatataaataaatataatgcaaACCCACTCTGTGAGTTCTGTGAACCATACCCTGAAAGAACAAGTAACACCCAGACATGAAAGCCATTTATGACCTAAAGGAATGTGAAGAGCAAATCTCACTCCATTTCCCCATAGGAAAGACACATAAAGCCCATAAAAGAGACTTTTTGTCTTCATTAACTTATGGACAAACTAAACAGAGGTTTAAGATAGGCTGCAGACTCCTTGTTTAACAAGGTGCTTTGAAATAAGAAACGGATGGTTCTTCCAGGTGGTTAAATGACTCTTTTCCATTGCTTCATTCCCTGTTTCTGGTTCCATTTATGTTCACATTCCATTTTACccatgtatgattgtgtgttctATGGTTATGGCTGTGTTCATAATTTAGTTATTAAAACTTGTGCACAAAACATATAAGTATTTTTTTCTGATTCTCTGCTTGCAGCAAAGTAAATTTAATGATTCCTGATGTTGCTACATGACCTGAGCACTGTACACAGTAATATCTTTTCTGAGAGTTGATAGACAATCAAAAGTGTTCACTGGATATACAGGTTAactgattttaatattaattctgCTACATCAAGTTAATTCTATTAATTGATctgaatatttatataattataacaagttgtgattaattatgaatatttccTTTTTTAGCTAATTTGCTGCAATATACATTCAGCAATTCATTATTGCAAAGTACAATAGGTGATTCAAGACAAAAAATTGCGTTATTGGATTCGCATGGTAAGACTCACCTTCGGGATTACATTTTTGGTCACTAGGTTTCTTGcttaaaaaaacaagtttagCAAGGTAGTTGAGGAAAAACACCTTGGCCCACTGAGGTAACGGTCCATAGTGACTGGAGCCACACTGAATATTTATGATAAGAATTGTCTCCAGAAGACTGGCCACCATCAGTGccaaacagagagagaaaaatgcaTCTGGAAAGAGAAAGTATAAAAGAGAGATAATGCAATGTCTTAAAAATTAgctaatattttacaatattaatgtcagtcaagagagaaaaaaggtgcTTTAAAATTGTCATAACCAGCAGTTAGTGCGACGAGTGATAAGACAATTTGTCACTTTGAGTTTGCAGAAAGgtcctatataaaataaaattattattattattacttcaCTGGTGCATTTTGCTTTTAGCAAAGACAGAATAAGGAATTGACTCTGGAAGATTGTCACGTGCCTGGTTATGACAAAGTGTAATGCTACAACAAAGCTCCTATACGAACTTATGAGAGGTAAGGTGTTTCCTGTGACGGGCAGCAGGTCATTCATTAGCAGCAGGAACACAGTGTAACCCAAGATGAGGGTCATTTTGAAGGCAGAACGATCCACATTCTGAGGTGGTAGAAGAAAGCTGAATAGATCTACAGCAATGAGGAAACAGCTGGGAATCAGGAGGTTCACCACATATAGCGTTGCCCGTCGCCTGAGGACAATCTAATTAAGGACAAAAGCAATTTAACCAACTTCAGTTAGAATGCTGattcatttaatcaaaatacCAACAAAGGTTAATTTGACAGCTAAAGCAAACATACTACTATCCTATTTAAGCgtattattattctttaacTTCAGAGAGCAAATGCCATGAGAGTATGTTGGTCTTGATAagatttattttcttgtttaaagcaaagatttttaaaaattgttttaaatttgtAATACATAGTAAGTAAGTGCGTCCCGTGAGTTATTCATTTCCTGGGAAGGTATTGTAGGTTTTTCAGCAAGCATTTCGACCAGCTCCCACTCTCCTTTAGTTGTCATGACTTCAAGAGAATATTTGAATGATTCCTCCACCGTTATAGCAATAGACAACTGAACATCCAGCACTGCAGAAAAGACCAAACAAACGAGTTAATGGGGTCACACAAAGTTAGTAGTTACTGTAAAAGTGAAAATTTACTCTTCAGTCAAGCCAACTTACTGGTGTGCTGGTATGAATTAAAGGTGAATGAACAGTTCTGAATATCGAATGGAAAGGTGTAGATGTCCAGGTTACAGGAACTGATGACATGATATGGAAGATCGTCTGTTACCTTACCAGTATTTTCGACATAGACGTAATATGTGTCTGGGACTCTATTTTCATCAATGCTTCAAAGTAAAAAGAGGTATATATTAGGGACGGGAATTGTCCAAGCaaagctttattattattattattatttaaaaaattgtaatccAAATCAGCCTTAAGCCACAAAAAGTCTAGCACCTAGAGGGCTGGCAACATTTTATGAGATTTGGGGTAATGACTGCAGCATCACatgcaaaatataaattaaaagtgGATAGTGGTCAGCTGATCACAGAATTTAGAAATACGGATACTGTAGAACTCACAATTCCTTAATGACAATATCAGGCCTCCACAGTAGTTTTCTTGGCAGTGAGATTCTATCTGTCCCACATTCAACAGGATCCCAACTCAAACCTTCAATATTCCAGTACTTCAAAACACAAAGTATCAGTATTATGCACtttggatttaaataaataaataaataattctgtcaaatgcaaatattaatacattttaatgaattgccaatgtcatttaattcattaatttaataGGCAAACTGTTAaggttaaactttattttgatagccccctttagacattctgttcAGCATAAGTAACGTAGCACCTACTTTTTAACTAAGGGTGATTTCACACTGGAAGTTAAGTTTGAAACTGGGCACGGTTTGAATGAAAAATTACTAATGTGAAAACTGTAGTACTAATGCGAACCCGGGTACAGAACAAGAGACTACCTGAATGAGGTggtctgtttttgtttgcaCTCAAACTGATTCAAACTGATTCAAAGCAACACGGACTCGGGTGTGCACTTGTTCAGGAAGAAAAAAACCTGTGCATGTGTTTTAGCCGATGATAATGTATTTAGTTCAATAAAACACTTGTAAGGGATGATAGTGTTGATGATTTACCTTGGATACGTGTGAGAGTGAGCCTGCAGTGTAATTGCGCATAGCGAGTGCATTTGGGGCGGCAAATGAATGGCAATCCGCTGTCTCCTAAAGATTCTGTTTGCAAGCAGcagaaagctgcttgctttttaGCAGAAAGCAGACAACTGTATGCAATGCACATAATGTGCATAATAGCACcaaattactaaaaaatatatatattgactGCGTTCTGTTCTCTATCATGTGGCATGCACATTTGTGATGATATAAGACGAATGCAAGTGCACCAGGGCAAGGCCATAACcatggctgcatccaaaatcgcatacttctCTACTGTAAAAATTTAAAGGCATTAAATAAAGGATTAAAAGGCATTAACGGGATTAAAGGGAATTAAGCAGAAAAAAGAATAGTAAAAGATGTTCCAGGCCTAATTATTGTGAAGTAATCCATTTAAACTCTTTGcgtataatattttatttaaaaatatgcacacattcaCTCTTGTTTGTATGTCTAATGTCAAAAGTGTAAAAATTGTCTCATTGCATTCAGTTATTATTGACATCATCATTTAAATGATAGcatattttaaattcaaaatggtgaaattacattaaaacgTTGAGTAGTTTGCCTCACTGTATGTTACTCTGGGTCATTAAACATATCCATCGTAgtgtcaaatattaaatgtttagtttCTTATATCTTACCACGCACACACTTTCAGTATAAAAACTAAAAGCGTGGTGTTGGAATTCACACTCGTCTTCAGTGAATAGTAAGCCCTGCTTTCTttgatctgattggccattattTTGACATTGACAAGCGCTGTTAGACTGTTGAGGCCTTTGTCCATTGCCTATGGTGGTTACAGCCCTGCATCAGGGTTCGATAGAATCAAGTTGAGTGTGAAACCAGACCAATGCTGCGGGGGGTACCGGGAACAATCGCGCTCTGACTTGGGCCACAGAAAACATGCCCAATGTGAAAGCCCCATCAAAGTATTAGTTGAGACAGTGGCG
This genomic stretch from Megalobrama amblycephala isolate DHTTF-2021 linkage group LG2, ASM1881202v1, whole genome shotgun sequence harbors:
- the LOC125262672 gene encoding 5-hydroxytryptamine receptor 3A-like; this translates as MNSDGCSFAFKTTALLIKSAETINCSEPTTDALITALKENIFGKTEIRPVINLKTPTNISVSFTLYGVLDVDEKAQKLNTYIWLNLYWNIEGLSWDPVECGTDRISLPRKLLWRPDIVIKEFIDENRVPDTYYVYVENTGKVTDDLPYHVISSCNLDIYTFPFDIQNCSFTFNSYQHTMLDVQLSIAITVEESFKYSLEVMTTKGEWELVEMLAEKPTIPSQEMNNSRDALTYYIVLRRRATLYVVNLLIPSCFLIAVDLFSFLLPPQNVDRSAFKMTLILGYTVFLLLMNDLLPVTGNTLPLINAFFSLCLALMVASLLETILIINIQCGSSHYGPLPQWAKVFFLNYLAKLVFLSKKPSDQKCNPEEHRTETKHNDSVIESPQSEAVHKTPPTLQELRKISHELLSIRQQVNQHFNTDESADEWVNLGQVIDRLLFGLYLIFLSVSFVTIVVVWLYWYNKIAFLILYK